The following proteins are encoded in a genomic region of Acidobacteriota bacterium:
- the truA gene encoding tRNA pseudouridine(38-40) synthase TruA — protein sequence MPTWKLEVEYDGTRYRGWQMQHLSKTIQGEFMEVTRQLFSTPAEIFSGEPTVAGVHALCQTVHLKVAELKADLKPSEILQAFNELLPPDINVIRLANAPDEFHARKDAVARSYLYQISTRRTAFAKPFVWWVKSEHDTKAMNEAAKMLVGRHNFRSFSELESDSRVSTIVDVHHAEVFTDGDLICVRMAASHFLPTMMRRIVGLIAEVGRSDMTYDAFGRLLKFESPVAAKYTAPPSGLFLEKVLYRGDSAPTGKRAAFTIG from the coding sequence ATGCCAACATGGAAACTAGAGGTCGAGTACGACGGCACCCGTTATCGCGGGTGGCAGATGCAGCATCTTTCAAAGACCATTCAGGGCGAATTTATGGAGGTCACGCGGCAGCTGTTTTCGACGCCGGCGGAAATATTTAGCGGTGAACCAACGGTTGCCGGTGTTCACGCCTTGTGCCAGACCGTTCATCTGAAAGTGGCGGAACTTAAGGCGGATCTCAAACCGTCGGAGATCCTCCAAGCGTTTAACGAACTGCTCCCACCCGACATAAACGTCATCCGTCTCGCAAACGCGCCCGACGAATTTCACGCCCGCAAAGATGCCGTTGCCCGCTCGTATCTATATCAGATCTCGACGCGCCGGACCGCATTTGCAAAGCCGTTCGTCTGGTGGGTCAAATCCGAACACGACACAAAGGCAATGAATGAGGCTGCGAAAATGCTCGTCGGACGGCACAACTTTCGTTCGTTTAGTGAGCTTGAATCGGACTCGCGGGTCTCAACGATCGTCGATGTTCATCACGCCGAAGTTTTCACGGACGGTGACCTCATCTGCGTCAGAATGGCTGCGAGTCATTTTTTACCGACAATGATGCGGCGAATCGTCGGCCTGATCGCTGAGGTCGGCCGGAGCGACATGACCTACGACGCATTCGGACGGCTCTTGAAATTCGAATCGCCCGTCGCGGCAAAATACACTGCACCGCCGTCGGGGCTGTTTCTCGAGAAAGTTCTATATCGGGGCGACAGTGCACCGACAGGAAAGCGCGCAGCGTTCACAATTGGTTAA
- a CDS encoding (2Fe-2S)-binding protein produces MPHITAETATGQVAFEAESGKKLVLCLEDNGVDILHRCGGNARCTTCRVEFLSGDPGEIGEAEAAVLSTKADLPDNARLSCQVRVNGDMHVRVINQASVAGIDAGTRPEE; encoded by the coding sequence ATGCCACATATTACTGCCGAAACGGCGACGGGACAGGTTGCTTTTGAGGCCGAAAGCGGAAAGAAACTGGTGCTTTGTCTTGAGGACAATGGCGTCGATATTTTGCATCGCTGCGGCGGCAACGCCCGCTGCACAACGTGCCGTGTTGAATTTTTGTCGGGCGATCCGGGCGAGATCGGCGAAGCCGAAGCTGCCGTCTTGTCGACCAAGGCCGACCTGCCTGACAATGCCCGTTTATCGTGCCAGGTCCGTGTCAACGGCGACATGCACGTTCGTGTGATCAATCAGGCGAGTGTCGCCGGGATCGATGCCGGAACACGACCGGAGGAATAG
- the sodN gene encoding superoxide dismutase, Ni yields MFDKLKEKFVGELEVAEAHCDAPCGIYDPSSARVAAEAALSMTKKILALTAPDGSDAKATAAFHNTLTRYIVVKEEQAHLAKEELLILWTDYFKPVHLEKYPNLHDTFWKAAKLCSAVKVEVSLEHANELMAAIEEIHGIFWATKDRDVAWYTAG; encoded by the coding sequence ATGTTTGATAAATTGAAAGAAAAATTTGTTGGTGAACTAGAAGTTGCGGAGGCCCATTGTGATGCTCCTTGTGGTATTTATGATCCTTCGTCGGCACGCGTTGCGGCCGAGGCCGCTTTGTCGATGACGAAAAAGATCCTCGCCCTGACGGCTCCGGACGGTTCTGATGCGAAGGCGACGGCTGCGTTTCACAACACTTTGACTCGCTATATCGTCGTCAAAGAAGAGCAGGCACATCTTGCAAAAGAGGAGCTTTTGATCCTCTGGACGGATTACTTTAAACCGGTGCATCTCGAAAAATATCCAAATCTGCACGACACATTCTGGAAAGCCGCAAAGCTCTGTTCCGCAGTCAAGGTCGAGGTCAGCCTCGAACATGCCAATGAACTAATGGCCGCGATCGAAGAGATCCACGGCATCTTTTGGGCGACCAAAGACCGCGATGTAGCTTGGTACACGGCGGGTTAA
- the sodX gene encoding nickel-type superoxide dismutase maturation protease — protein sequence MSDTIIKSTWRERALYLIGRRKVFLVEGDSMLPSLAPGDKVLVDPRGYITVGDVVLAEHPYRSDIKIIKRVADVADNGRLTLSGDNPTESTDSRTFGTVSLESIIGKVTSKLK from the coding sequence ATGAGCGACACGATAATCAAATCGACTTGGCGTGAGCGAGCATTGTATCTGATCGGCCGCCGCAAGGTTTTTCTGGTCGAAGGCGACTCGATGCTGCCGTCGCTCGCACCTGGCGACAAAGTGTTGGTTGATCCAAGAGGTTATATCACCGTTGGGGATGTGGTTTTGGCCGAACATCCATACAGATCGGACATTAAGATCATCAAACGCGTCGCGGACGTTGCGGACAACGGACGTCTCACTTTGAGCGGTGACAACCCGACTGAAAGCACCGATAGTCGCACTTTCGGCACCGTTTCGTTAGAATCTATTATTGGCAAAGTGACCAGCAAACTGAAATGA
- the lipA gene encoding lipoyl synthase encodes MIEEQVLVNNFLNRKGRERIKKPDWLKIKLGDPKNQNAVLELIDGLNLHTVCQEAKCPNIFECWTDKTATFMLGGDTCTRHCGFCAVNKGKPMDLDPMEPTHVAEAVKHLDLAHAVITSVNRDDLADGGSMHWAETITKVRELSPACKVEVLIPDFNGDEAALNNVLAARPDVLNHNTETIARLYRRVRPDAKYNQTLELLERSAHFRDTQFPAMKTKSGIMAGLGETFEEVVELMRDLRTVSCDIMTIGQYLQPYEKRLPVERYVTPEEFAEWKAIGMAMGFKHVESSPLTRSSYHAREQAE; translated from the coding sequence ATGATCGAAGAACAGGTTTTAGTTAACAATTTTCTCAATCGTAAGGGCCGTGAACGTATCAAAAAGCCGGATTGGCTAAAGATCAAGCTCGGCGACCCGAAGAATCAAAACGCCGTTCTCGAACTGATCGACGGATTGAATCTTCACACCGTCTGTCAGGAAGCGAAATGCCCAAACATCTTTGAATGCTGGACGGACAAGACCGCGACCTTTATGCTCGGCGGCGACACCTGTACGCGGCATTGCGGTTTTTGCGCGGTAAATAAAGGCAAGCCGATGGACCTCGACCCTATGGAACCGACCCACGTCGCCGAGGCTGTCAAACATCTTGACCTTGCTCACGCTGTAATCACCTCGGTCAATCGCGACGATCTCGCTGATGGCGGTTCGATGCACTGGGCTGAGACGATCACCAAGGTACGCGAACTGAGTCCGGCGTGTAAGGTCGAGGTATTGATCCCGGATTTCAACGGCGACGAAGCCGCTCTCAACAATGTTCTCGCCGCCCGACCCGATGTTCTCAATCACAACACCGAAACGATCGCCCGGCTCTATCGCCGCGTTCGTCCCGATGCAAAATACAACCAAACGCTCGAACTGCTAGAACGCTCGGCACATTTCCGGGACACGCAGTTTCCTGCGATGAAAACCAAAAGCGGCATCATGGCCGGCCTCGGCGAGACTTTCGAAGAAGTGGTCGAATTGATGCGGGACCTCCGTACCGTTTCATGCGACATCATGACCATCGGCCAATACCTCCAACCCTACGAAAAACGCCTGCCGGTCGAACGCTACGTCACTCCAGAAGAGTTCGCCGAATGGAAGGCGATCGGGATGGCAATGGGCTTTAAACACGTCGAATCGTCGCCGCTGACGCGAAGCTCTTATCACGCGAGAGAGCAGGCGGAATAA
- a CDS encoding bacterioferritin yields MNQTDKQNAIEVLNKILELELAGVVRYTHYALMVFGYNRIPIVSWLQSNGDESLMHARKAGEFVTMLGGHPSLKIGPLLETEKHDIGDILRESLEQESTTLAAYYELMRVAEGKSVALEEYAREMILLEEMHLDEVNKMLRKPGEIEPFKE; encoded by the coding sequence ATGAACCAAACCGATAAACAAAACGCCATCGAGGTCTTGAATAAGATACTTGAGTTGGAATTGGCTGGTGTGGTGCGCTATACGCATTATGCTTTGATGGTCTTTGGGTATAACCGGATACCGATCGTTTCATGGCTGCAAAGCAATGGTGATGAATCACTGATGCATGCCCGAAAGGCTGGGGAATTCGTGACGATGCTCGGCGGGCATCCGAGCCTCAAGATCGGGCCTCTGCTCGAAACTGAAAAGCATGATATTGGCGACATTCTACGTGAGAGTTTGGAGCAGGAAAGCACTACGCTTGCGGCATATTACGAGTTAATGAGAGTCGCCGAGGGCAAATCGGTCGCTCTCGAAGAATATGCACGCGAAATGATCTTGCTCGAGGAAATGCATCTCGATGAGGTCAACAAGATGCTTCGCAAACCGGGCGAGATCGAACCTTTCAAAGAATAA
- a CDS encoding GNAT family N-acetyltransferase, translating to MNILETEHLILRELDSAVDAEFIFALLNTPKFIQYIGDRGVRSVNEAAAFIDGRFVKSYRYHGYGLYAVVRKDDKKQAGICGFVKRDHFEFPDIGFAFLPEYERLGYGFESAEAMMVYGRETLGFATVLAITTPDNDASGRLLEKLGFAFTGLIDSPENEKLRLFTSDPLIVSENSSE from the coding sequence GTGAATATTCTCGAGACCGAGCACTTGATACTACGAGAATTAGACTCCGCCGTGGACGCGGAGTTTATTTTTGCGCTACTGAATACGCCAAAGTTCATCCAATATATCGGCGACCGCGGGGTCCGCAGCGTCAACGAAGCCGCTGCGTTCATTGATGGCCGGTTTGTTAAGAGCTATCGCTATCATGGCTATGGGCTTTATGCCGTCGTGCGGAAGGACGACAAGAAACAGGCGGGGATCTGCGGATTCGTGAAGCGCGATCATTTTGAATTCCCGGACATCGGATTTGCATTTCTGCCTGAGTACGAACGATTAGGGTACGGTTTCGAATCGGCCGAGGCAATGATGGTATATGGGCGTGAAACTCTCGGGTTCGCAACCGTATTGGCGATCACTACCCCGGACAATGATGCGTCGGGACGTCTGCTCGAGAAGCTCGGATTTGCGTTCACCGGTTTGATAGATTCGCCCGAAAATGAAAAACTACGCCTGTTTACAAGCGATCCACTGATCGTTAGTGAGAATTCAAGCGAATGA
- the lpxI gene encoding UDP-2,3-diacylglucosamine diphosphatase LpxI (LpxI, functionally equivalent to LpxH, replaces it in LPS biosynthesis in a minority of bacteria.) codes for MNYGLIAGNGQFPFLVVEGARKAGVSLSVVAIREETDPRIDDVAENVIWVGIGQLGKMISFFKSHNVEKAMMAGQVKHVQLFSGAMPDLRMVKMLWNLPRRNTDALIGGVASELAKDGIELIDSTYFIKDQLAPHGALTKRKPSDVEIENIEYGLHITSETARLDLGQTVVIRAKACVAIEAMEGTDATIERAGKLANGKLTVVKVAKPEQDMRFDVPVVGVPTIETMITAGATCLSVTAGKTLIFDREEMIALADTKKICVVGS; via the coding sequence ATGAACTACGGACTCATCGCCGGAAACGGCCAGTTCCCTTTTCTCGTCGTCGAAGGCGCTCGAAAAGCGGGCGTTTCGTTGTCGGTAGTTGCTATACGAGAAGAGACAGACCCGCGGATAGACGACGTCGCGGAGAATGTCATCTGGGTCGGCATTGGCCAGCTTGGCAAGATGATCTCGTTCTTCAAATCGCATAACGTCGAAAAAGCAATGATGGCCGGGCAGGTCAAGCATGTGCAGCTATTTTCGGGGGCGATGCCGGATCTGCGTATGGTCAAGATGCTGTGGAACTTGCCGCGACGGAATACCGACGCGTTGATCGGCGGCGTTGCAAGCGAATTGGCAAAAGATGGCATCGAGTTGATCGATTCGACCTATTTTATTAAGGATCAACTCGCTCCGCATGGGGCTCTGACGAAGCGAAAGCCGTCAGACGTCGAGATCGAAAACATCGAATACGGCCTGCACATTACCTCAGAAACAGCTCGTCTCGACCTCGGTCAAACCGTCGTCATTCGTGCAAAGGCGTGCGTCGCGATCGAGGCGATGGAAGGCACCGACGCGACCATCGAACGTGCCGGAAAACTTGCTAACGGTAAACTCACTGTCGTAAAGGTCGCCAAGCCCGAGCAGGATATGCGCTTTGACGTTCCGGTCGTCGGCGTTCCGACGATCGAGACAATGATAACCGCGGGAGCGACCTGCCTTTCCGTGACGGCCGGAAAAACGCTCATCTTCGACCGCGAAGAAATGATCGCACTCGCCGACACGAAAAAGATCTGCGTGGTCGGATCTTAA
- a CDS encoding M28 family peptidase, translated as MSLPFGKGVIRYSKKRNGRRRLHYDHVGINQNAPGPDKIFNGADDDGSGTVAVLGIAEALAKAPKRPKRSILFVWHCGEEKGLWGSEYFNKFPTVDIKQVVAQLNIDMIGRSKKEGNTEPRDKDLTGENGIYVIGKDMMSSTLGSVVDGANKGYLNLAYDTRYDDPKDTNRFFFRSDHFNYAVNGIPVAFWFDGVHVDYHGAGDHPDKIDYQKMEKVTRTIMVTMLKLADLKDRPKVDKQLPPELTQR; from the coding sequence ATGTCGTTGCCGTTTGGGAAGGGAGTGATCCGGTACTCAAAAAAACGAAATGGTCGCCGTAGGCTCCATTACGACCATGTCGGCATTAATCAGAACGCTCCCGGCCCCGACAAGATATTTAACGGCGCCGACGATGACGGTTCGGGCACGGTCGCCGTTCTGGGCATCGCCGAAGCACTGGCAAAGGCCCCGAAGCGTCCGAAACGCTCGATCCTGTTCGTTTGGCATTGCGGTGAAGAAAAAGGCCTTTGGGGCAGCGAGTACTTTAACAAATTCCCTACCGTCGATATCAAACAGGTCGTAGCTCAGCTCAATATCGACATGATCGGCCGCAGCAAAAAGGAAGGCAACACCGAGCCGCGTGATAAGGACCTGACGGGCGAAAATGGTATCTATGTGATCGGGAAGGACATGATGAGCTCGACGCTCGGCAGCGTCGTTGACGGTGCTAACAAGGGCTATCTCAACCTAGCTTACGACACGCGTTATGACGACCCGAAAGACACCAACCGCTTCTTCTTTCGTTCGGACCACTTTAATTATGCGGTCAACGGAATTCCGGTCGCGTTCTGGTTCGATGGCGTCCATGTCGATTATCACGGAGCAGGTGATCATCCCGACAAGATCGATTATCAGAAGATGGAAAAAGTGACGCGGACCATAATGGTCACAATGCTGAAACTCGCCGACCTAAAAGATCGCCCGAAGGTCGATAAGCAGCTCCCGCCGGAATTGACCCAAAGGTAA
- the rsmI gene encoding 16S rRNA (cytidine(1402)-2'-O)-methyltransferase, with product MPGTLFLVATPIGNLQDISLRALEVLRSVDLIACEDTRHTRKLLTHFRISNSLTSYHEHNEQERADELADRLVRGENIAIVSDAGTPGICDPSFRIVERAHEIGAKIVPIPGAVAFVNAVVASGIATDSIFFGGFLPSKKGERQKRLEEVKDIPATLTFYETPHRLVRSLADCLEILGDRRAAIARELTKLHEETVTGALSELATQFAGKTVKGEIVLVIERNSAKKEPHGDADASTLSKRIKELEKQGVDPKTALKKAAKEHGLSKSEAYRHLKVK from the coding sequence ATGCCCGGAACCCTTTTTCTAGTCGCAACGCCGATCGGCAATCTGCAGGATATAAGTCTGCGGGCTCTCGAAGTCCTGCGGTCCGTCGATCTCATCGCGTGCGAGGATACGCGGCATACACGCAAGCTGCTCACGCATTTTCGGATCTCGAATTCACTAACGAGTTATCATGAACACAACGAACAGGAACGCGCCGACGAACTCGCCGACCGTCTCGTCCGCGGCGAGAATATCGCGATCGTTTCGGACGCAGGCACGCCGGGCATCTGCGATCCGAGTTTTCGCATTGTCGAACGAGCTCATGAGATCGGAGCGAAAATCGTTCCGATCCCGGGAGCGGTGGCATTTGTAAATGCTGTTGTGGCGTCGGGGATCGCGACGGATTCGATCTTCTTCGGTGGTTTTCTGCCGTCGAAAAAAGGTGAACGGCAAAAGCGGCTCGAGGAAGTGAAAGATATTCCTGCTACGCTCACGTTTTACGAAACGCCGCACCGTCTGGTTAGATCGCTCGCAGATTGTCTTGAGATCCTGGGCGACCGAAGGGCTGCCATCGCACGGGAACTAACAAAACTCCACGAAGAGACGGTCACAGGTGCGCTGTCGGAGCTCGCGACACAATTTGCCGGGAAAACAGTAAAAGGCGAGATCGTTCTCGTGATCGAACGCAATTCGGCAAAAAAGGAACCCCACGGAGATGCCGACGCCTCAACTCTTTCCAAGCGGATAAAGGAACTCGAAAAGCAGGGTGTCGACCCCAAAACGGCACTAAAAAAGGCCGCGAAAGAACACGGCCTGAGCAAATCCGAAGCCTATCGGCATCTGAAAGTGAAATAG
- a CDS encoding sigma-70 family RNA polymerase sigma factor yields MDKPRGKEITRILQEWNERGPEGEALLLAEVYDELKRQARFLMARERKDHTLQPTALVHEAFLKLGDGSKIEWKDRAHFYGIISRMMRQILVDYARTKSSAKRGGSPIHLSIEEIQISAEQRASSIVAVDDVLSRLEKIDERQAKIVEMRFFGGMSNNEIAEALSISDRTVLREWRSARLWLYRELNNGN; encoded by the coding sequence TTGGACAAACCGCGCGGCAAAGAAATAACCAGGATATTGCAGGAATGGAACGAACGCGGGCCCGAAGGCGAAGCTTTGCTTCTCGCCGAGGTGTATGACGAGCTGAAACGGCAAGCCAGATTCCTGATGGCGCGCGAACGCAAGGACCACACGCTGCAGCCGACAGCCCTTGTTCACGAGGCGTTTCTCAAACTCGGTGATGGCTCGAAGATCGAATGGAAAGACCGGGCTCATTTTTACGGAATTATTTCTCGAATGATGCGGCAAATACTGGTCGATTACGCCAGAACAAAAAGTTCGGCAAAAAGGGGCGGTTCGCCGATCCACCTTTCGATCGAAGAAATACAAATATCAGCCGAGCAGAGAGCAAGTTCGATCGTGGCGGTAGACGATGTGTTGAGCCGGCTGGAAAAGATCGACGAGCGGCAGGCAAAGATCGTTGAAATGCGATTCTTTGGCGGAATGTCTAACAACGAGATAGCTGAGGCACTTTCGATCTCGGACCGGACCGTGCTCCGCGAATGGCGATCGGCGAGGCTCTGGCTGTATCGTGAGCTCAATAACGGCAATTGA
- a CDS encoding protein kinase: MHGNSWEQTKDTLLDVLAVEPAKRSEFIGGLGLSPERQTEIESLIAFDSFSDSILDTSALELAADLIAPDPTDENICNGRVIGKYRVIDELGIGGMGAVYLAERFDGKITQRVAIKLLRREFNAAKIREMFGRERDIHSRLEHPNIAHVIDAGSTYDDIPFLVMEYVEGSPIDQYCRDRRLGIIELLKLFNKVCGAVAFAHRNLIIHRDLKPSNIIVTNAGEPKLLDFGISKLLDGESLTAGETAFNAMTPEFASPEQIRGEQITTATDIYSLGAVLFRLVTGSSPIDLDGKTNGAITEMLDKIEIKAPSSLITDAAAPIIASQIKGDLDNIILKSLAADPDRRYSTVDELSADIWRHIDGLPVLARGDGLSYRSAKFVRRNKVAVAAAGLIVTSLCAGIGVSLVQADRANAHALFADSQRDEAQRASKRAEKTSKFMQSFLEYADPSWYARGKGRLDVTVLEAIDDAAARVDVELADEPEVRADLHYTIGNVYSAQNQAEKSRWHKARSLELYREVFGERHPRVARALWYYAISIPKPPGVIPPNIEALVRESVEMMRETGPDDINLPYMIQTLGHYDMIIGKSSKDPQRLDEAERLFLEARALFVRHYSEHNGSTTTITFNLTELAIIRGDLAAAVRLAESAVQEFEQWNSESAGKITAYQYLGKAKLACGNRADADRAFDTALELARKRFPADDHRLKKVIDDVEKARAVK, from the coding sequence ATGCACGGAAATTCCTGGGAGCAAACTAAAGACACCTTGCTCGATGTGCTGGCTGTCGAGCCGGCAAAGCGAAGCGAGTTTATCGGCGGCCTTGGTCTTAGCCCCGAACGGCAGACCGAGATCGAATCCCTGATCGCGTTCGATTCCTTTTCCGACTCGATCCTCGACACATCCGCTCTCGAACTCGCCGCCGATCTTATTGCTCCCGATCCGACGGACGAAAACATCTGTAACGGCCGTGTGATCGGCAAGTACCGCGTGATCGATGAGCTTGGCATCGGGGGCATGGGTGCCGTTTATCTTGCAGAGCGTTTCGACGGTAAGATCACGCAGCGTGTCGCGATCAAATTACTCCGACGCGAATTCAACGCTGCCAAGATCCGCGAGATGTTCGGACGCGAACGCGATATCCACTCGCGGCTCGAACATCCGAACATTGCTCACGTGATCGACGCCGGTTCGACCTACGATGATATTCCGTTCCTCGTAATGGAATATGTCGAAGGATCGCCGATCGACCAATATTGCCGCGATCGCCGGCTTGGCATCATCGAACTGCTTAAACTGTTCAATAAAGTTTGCGGCGCAGTCGCATTTGCCCATCGAAACCTGATCATCCATCGCGACCTGAAACCGTCGAACATAATCGTGACCAACGCCGGCGAGCCGAAGCTGCTCGATTTTGGCATCTCAAAGCTGCTAGACGGCGAATCCCTTACAGCCGGAGAAACGGCCTTTAACGCAATGACTCCCGAATTTGCGAGCCCGGAACAGATCCGCGGCGAACAAATAACGACCGCGACCGACATCTACAGCCTCGGAGCGGTGCTTTTTCGCCTAGTGACCGGTTCATCACCGATCGATCTTGACGGCAAAACGAACGGAGCCATCACCGAAATGCTGGACAAGATCGAGATCAAGGCCCCGAGTTCGCTGATCACAGACGCCGCCGCTCCGATCATTGCATCGCAGATCAAAGGCGATCTGGACAATATAATACTGAAATCGCTCGCGGCGGATCCCGACCGCCGCTATTCGACGGTCGACGAATTATCCGCTGACATTTGGCGGCATATTGACGGCCTTCCGGTGCTGGCTCGGGGCGATGGTCTTTCGTATCGTTCCGCAAAATTCGTCCGCCGCAACAAGGTCGCTGTCGCTGCGGCTGGTCTTATCGTAACGAGTTTGTGTGCCGGAATTGGCGTTTCGCTCGTTCAGGCAGATCGCGCGAACGCTCATGCACTTTTCGCCGATTCTCAACGTGACGAAGCCCAACGGGCAAGCAAACGCGCCGAGAAGACGAGTAAGTTTATGCAGAGTTTTCTCGAATACGCCGATCCGAGCTGGTATGCCCGAGGTAAGGGCCGGTTGGATGTGACCGTTCTCGAAGCGATCGATGATGCGGCCGCACGGGTCGACGTCGAACTCGCAGATGAGCCCGAGGTCAGGGCGGATCTTCACTACACGATCGGGAATGTGTACTCGGCTCAGAATCAAGCGGAAAAGAGCCGTTGGCATAAAGCAAGATCGCTCGAGCTTTACAGAGAGGTCTTCGGAGAACGCCATCCACGTGTTGCTCGTGCATTGTGGTATTACGCGATCAGTATTCCAAAACCGCCCGGCGTGATTCCGCCGAACATTGAGGCACTTGTCAGGGAATCAGTAGAAATGATGCGTGAAACAGGCCCGGACGACATCAATCTTCCCTATATGATCCAGACGCTCGGCCACTATGACATGATCATCGGGAAATCTTCAAAGGACCCTCAGCGGCTCGATGAGGCGGAACGGTTATTCCTTGAGGCCCGTGCACTTTTTGTTCGTCACTATAGCGAACATAATGGATCGACGACCACCATCACATTCAATTTGACCGAACTTGCGATAATTCGCGGAGATCTTGCCGCAGCCGTGCGTCTTGCCGAATCGGCCGTTCAGGAATTCGAACAGTGGAATTCTGAAAGTGCCGGGAAAATAACTGCTTATCAATATCTTGGAAAGGCCAAACTCGCCTGCGGAAACCGTGCCGATGCCGACCGAGCATTCGATACCGCCCTCGAATTGGCCCGCAAGCGTTTTCCTGCTGATGACCACAGGCTCAAGAAAGTGATCGACGACGTCGAAAAGGCCCGTGCCGTAAAATGA
- a CDS encoding carboxypeptidase regulatory-like domain-containing protein, giving the protein MLPREIKGESIARFQNQIIIGIRLEAQGDETGLGFGLNFDPAVLSNPVVELGADAGGSTLTVNTAQAGTGKLGIILDRPPNSPIAAGSKLVLRLVFDIANGAPMSTQLMFGNDPVVAEVVDGLANSLTTTFAPSTISLAGPTAAGVAVSGTVMRSIGVPLRNARVTITDANGNARSAVTSTFGHFRFEDIAAGQNYTISVRAKGYVFTPRLIAVSDEVSGIEIMPELE; this is encoded by the coding sequence ATGCTGCCGCGTGAGATCAAAGGCGAGAGCATCGCCCGGTTCCAGAATCAGATCATCATCGGAATAAGGCTTGAGGCTCAAGGTGATGAGACCGGGCTCGGTTTTGGGCTCAACTTTGATCCGGCGGTTTTGAGTAATCCGGTCGTAGAGCTTGGTGCCGATGCCGGCGGATCGACGCTGACGGTCAATACGGCTCAGGCCGGCACCGGCAAACTCGGCATCATCCTTGATCGGCCGCCGAACTCGCCGATCGCTGCCGGAAGCAAGTTGGTCTTGCGGTTGGTCTTTGATATTGCAAACGGAGCTCCGATGTCCACGCAGCTTATGTTCGGCAACGATCCGGTCGTTGCTGAGGTTGTCGATGGGCTGGCAAATTCGCTTACGACCACGTTTGCACCTTCGACAATATCTTTGGCAGGGCCAACGGCTGCCGGAGTCGCGGTCTCGGGAACTGTCATGAGGTCGATCGGAGTTCCGCTGCGTAATGCCCGTGTAACGATCACCGATGCTAACGGCAACGCCCGTTCGGCGGTCACCAGTACGTTCGGCCATTTCAGGTTCGAGGACATCGCGGCCGGCCAGAATTACACCATAAGTGTGCGGGCAAAAGGGTATGTCTTTACGCCGAGACTGATCGCCGTCAGCGACGAGGTCTCAGGGATCGAGATAATGCCGGAACTGGAATGA